The genome window AACTGGCGGCAACCAGTGAAGCGCGGTCGATCGAAGGTGCACGCCAGCTGCTTACCGTACTCTCGGTGATTCCGGAACTGCGCGGCGACTCAAAAACCTGCAGCCAGTTCCTCGGCACCATCCTCAAAAAGAATGAAGGCTATGTCAACTTCGGCTTGATCCAGTTGAATGGCGATGTCACTTGCAGTGCACTGCCGCTGACGGGCAAGGTCAATCTCGGCGACCGGCCACATTTCAAACGCGCAGTGCAGGATAAAACCTTTGCCGCCGGCGACTATGTCATGGGTCGCACGGTACGCAAGCACACCATCAACCTGACTTATCCCATCTTCGGCAATAACGGCGAAGTGCAGGCAGTGATTTTTGCCGCACTTGATTTAAGTGTGCTCGATCGCTTTGTCAGCGATATCGAACTGCCGGCCGGTGCGGTCCTCGTCACCGCAGACAGCAATGGCACCATCATTGCCAGACGCCCGAATCCCGAGCAATGGATAGGCACGCGCACGCCGCAGTCACTGTTCGACGTCATGATCAAGGTCGGCTTCGGCACTTCGGCCCTGACCGATGCGGATGGCGTGACACGCCTGCATGCGTTCGCACCGGTGGGCACCAATAATATTTCCAATTTCAAGGTCAGCATCGGCATCCCGATGGACGACATCGTGGCACCCGCCAATCATTTGCAAATGATGGAACTCACCACGCTGGCCGTGATTGCCCTGCTGGCGCTGATCGCGGCATGGTTTGTTGGTGATGTCATCATCCTGCGCCGGGTCAAGGCACTGGTACACACAGCCGACCAGCTTGCCGGCGGTAACCTGAAAGCACGTACCGGCATCAAATACGGCAAGGAAGAAATCAGCCAGCTGGCGCGTGCCTTCGACAGCATGGCCAGCTCGCTGCAACAGCACGAAACAGAACGCGAGCAATCGAAGGCGATTCTGTTTGCTGAAAAAGAACGCGCGCAAGTGACGCTGGAATCGATCGCCGATGCAGTCATCACCACCGACAAGCTGGGCAATATCGAATACATGAATCCGGTGGCGGAAAACCTGACCGGCTGGAGCAAGGCCGAAGCGGAAGGATTGCCATCGACCCGCGTATTCAAAATCATTAATGGCCATACCCGTGAGCCGGTACCGAATCCGGTGGAACTCGTATTCGAACAGCAAAGCAATGTCGAACTAATCAAGGACACTGTCCTGCTGAGTCGCAACGGCAATGAATATGCAGTCGAAGATTCAGCGGCGCCGATACGCGATCGCGATGGAAAAATCATAGGCGTGGTCCTGGTGTTCCATGATGTCAGCGATTCGCGCAAGCTCGCGATCCAGCTCTCGCATCAGGCTGCGCACGATCCTCTGACAGGCTTGTTTAACCGTCGCGAATTCGAACGCCGGCTCGAGGTGGCGATAGACACGCTGGCACTGCAATCGAAACAGCATGCTTTGCTGTATCTGGATCTGGATCAATTCAAGATCGTCAACGATACTTGCGGTCACAGTGCGGGTGATGAATTGCTGCGCCAGATCACCGCCTTGCTGCAACCATTGGTACGTGACAGCGATACGCTGGCCCGTCTCGGCGGTGATGAGTTTGGTGCCTTCCTGGAGAATTGCACACCCGACTCGGCGGTTCGCATTGCAGAAAAATTGCGCCAGACAATTTGTGATTTCCATTTTGTATGGCAAGACAAAATCTTCCCTATCGGCGTCAGTATCGGCCTGGTCAACTTCAACAGCGATGCGCTGTCGCTCCCGGACTTGCTGAGCGCAGCCGATGCCGCCTGCTATGTGGCCAAAGATACCGGCCGCAACCGCGTGCATATCTATCGTGCCGAAGACCATCAGCTGGCACAGAACCAGGGCGAGATCAAATGGAATGAGCGGATACAAAAAGCCTTTGAGACCGATGGCTTCTGCCTGTACTCGCAAGAGATTGTCAATATCCGGCCTGAAAGCGGCAGCTTCCGCTTTGCCGAGTTGCGCCTCTATATGACTGACGATGCCGGCCGCCTGATCCCGACCACCGCCTTTATCCCGGCAGCCGAGCGTTACCACTACATGCCAACCATAGATCGCTGGGTGATACGTACCGTCTTCGCACAGCAGGCGGCGGCATTGCTCAAGTCATCGGATCAGCGCTTGCAGGTCATGCTGGTCAAGATATCCGGCAGTTCGCTGGATGATGAAACCTTCATCGAGTTTGTACGCGAACAATTCATCCACTTTGCGCTGCCTTACGACTCCATCTGTTTCGCGATTGCAGAAACCACTGCCATTACTAACCTGACGCGCGCATTGAGTTTCATTGATACGCTGAAACCGCTGGGTTGCCGTTTTGCGCTGGATGACTTCGGTAGCGGCATGTCTTCCTTTGCCTACCTGAAACACCTGGACGTCGACTTCCTGAAAATAGACGGCGGTTATATCCAGGGCATGGAAAGCGATCCGGTCGATTGCGCCAAGATTGAAGCGATTCAACACATCAGCAATGTGATGGGTATCAAGACCATCGCGCCGAATGTCGACAGCGAGGCCATACTAAATAAACTGCGTGGCATAGGCATAGGCTATGTGCAAGGCAGCGCCCTGCATCCGAAGACGCCTTTCTATCCGCCGCCTGGTAGCAAATAAATCGTTTCGCTGAAGAAGTTAGTCCCATTAAAAAAGCCAGCCAGGTCTATCTTGGCTGGCTTTTTTCCGGCGAAGTGTCCTGCCCTGCGCTTTACTTACGCGAAAACAGGAAACCAAGTACTAGGCCGAGACCGGCCGAGATAGTCACCGCACGCCATGGATTATGCGTGACATAATCATCTGTCGTAGTCGCAACTTCCTTGGTTTTTTTCACGGCAACAGTAGGGATTTCTTTCGCTGCGGCGATGGCGGAATCCAGAAACTCAACATACTTCTTGCTCAGTTCACCGGTCTTCTCTATCGCCTGGGATTTGGCTTCACGCGCCAGATCCTTCGTATCCCTGGACAAAGCCTTGAGGTCTTTGGAAATATCATCTACTTTGGATTCCATCATCTTTTTCTCCTAAAAGTTGCATCAATGTTCCGCCTGTCAGCGGTACGAATAACGCCCTGCTTGCGGCTGCAGGACCAGGCTATCAACTCATCGACAAATGAGCACGATGACGCAAGTTCTTCATCAGCTCATAGTTTTGGATTACGCCCTGATACTGACGTTCCACTACCGCACGCACATCAAGCGGCAAATCCTTCTCCAGCGCACGACGATAACTTTTCAGCGCCATATCTTCCCCGCGCTCACATTCCTTCATGATGGCGTCATCGTCTTTTCCCATCAGCGATGATTTGATATCTATCCAGCGACGGTGCAGGGTTCCGCCCAGGCTATGCCGCTGCTCGGGATTGCCGCCACGCGACACCAACAAGGCACTCAATTCCTGCGCCGCATCATTGCAACCATGCGCCAGGTTCAGGAAAGGCTGTTTCAACTGGCCGTCCCGTATATCTTCCGCGCATGTTTTGAAACCTGCTTCACCATCCCTGCACGCCTCAATCAATTCATTGAGGGTTGCCAGCACATCGTCTCTCATTATTCTTCCTTTCAGAAAACATAGACTACGACCCTCATGTTTTTCATCTGAGAGCCGTAGAAGAGTCTGTCCGTATCACTTCGACCGTGAATTGCCACTACCGATCCGCGCATAGGTGGAAATTTTTAAAGCGTGTTTCCGACGGTGGAAGATAGCGATGAATTCAAATCGCTATGGGATGGCAGTAAAAATCAATATGAAGCAAAGCCGCGCCTGGTTCTGTTCGGCAGCGTACATATGACAAGGAAGTATTATTCCCATGTCAGTTATATTCGCCCGCACATCTGCAATTGCATTGAAAATGGATTCTTGTTGCCGCTAAATCCATATTTCTGACAGGCAAGGTACAATGTTCGATGCGTTAGGGCATTCTGAGCCATCGATTGGAATCGTAGTATCCGCGTTATTCCACTTCATTCTTGCTGCCTAAACACCGCAGAAGTTGCCGAAATATCAAGTCAATCTTCATTTAGCCAAACGAGCATAAAGGACAGAAGCGCCTGCGCTTTTCTGCCAAGAGTCGTGCTGAAAGAAATACCAAGGAAGCTTGCGAATTTCGTATCAAAACAGTTTGTCTTTTAAAATGAATAAAGCCTTTCTATGCTGACCGCACATTACGACTCGCTACTGGTATTGATCTCATTACTGGTCGCCATCCTCGCCTCCTACACGGCGCTGGATATGGCTGGCAGGATCAATTCCGCCAGCGTCAGGGGCAGCATCCTGTGGCTGGCTGGCGGTGCGGTGGCAATGGGCATAGGCATCTGGTCCATGCATTTCATTGGCATGTTGTCATTCAACCTGCCTATCCCGCTGGGCTATGACCTGGGCATTACCGTACTTTCGCTGGTCATCGCCATCGTCGCCTCCGGCTTTGCCTTATGGCGCATCAGCCAGGCTGAATTACCTTTATTCCAATTGCTGGGCAGCGCGATCCTGATGGGTGTGGCGATCGCCGCCATGCATTACACCGGCATGGCAGCGATGCGCATGACGCCGGGCATTGAGTACGATCCCTTACTGTTCGCACTGTCCATCCTGATAGCGATCAGCGCGTCCGGGGCCGCCTTGTGGATAGCTTTCCGCCTGCGCAAGAACACACCGAATGTCGTGCGCTGGCGCGCCATGGCTGCGGTAGTGATGGGTGCCGCCATCATCGGCATGCATTACACCGGCATGGCAGCCGCCAACTTCCCGCTTGGCAGTATCTGTAGCGCAGCCGTCGAAGGTGTCAGCCCGGGCTGGCTCGCCATTGTGGTGATCGTGACTACCCTCGCCGTACTCGCGATTGCATTGCTGACCTCGGTACTGGATGCGCGACTCGATTCGCAAACCGGCAAGCTGGTGCGTTCCCTCGCACTCGCTAACCAGGAATTGACCAAACAGGCACTGCAAGACAATCTGACCAAACTACCTAACCGTACCCTGCTGGAAGACCGGCTGGACCAGATGGTGCACAAGGCGGTGCGCGAACAAAGCCGCTTCGCCTTGATGTTTATCGATCTCGACGGCTTCAAGGCCATCAATGACTCGCTTGGACATCACATCGGCGATTTGCTGCTGATCGATGTCGCCAAACGCATACGCGACAATATTCGCGCGCAAGACACCGCCGCCCGCCTCGGTGGCGATGAATTCGTTATGCTGATTGAAGTCAACGAGCCGGAAGATGCCGCGTCGGTCGCTGACAAGCTGTGCACCACCCTCAACCAGCCCTTCGATATTGCGCAGTACAACCTCGGCATTTCAGCCAGCATCGGCATTGCGGTATATCCGGAAGATGGCAGTACGCGCCACGATTTGCTGATCCATGCAGATGCGGCGATGTACCACACCAAGAGTACCGGCCGTAACGGCTATCACTTCTTCGAAGCATCGATGAATATCAATGCGCACAACCAGTTGCAGGTAATACAGGATTTGCGCACGGCACTGGAACGCAAGGAGTTTCGCCTGCATTACCAGCCGAAGTTCAACACTACAGATGGCGTGGTGGTCGGCGCTGAAGCGTTGTTGCGCTGGCAGCATCCGATCCGTGGCATCGTGGCGCCGGCTGATTTCATCAGCCTCGCGGAAAAAACCGGCCTCATCGTCCCTATCGGCGAATGGGTACTGGATGAAGCCTGCCGCCAGATGCGCAAATGGTATGACGAGGGTTATCAGCAATGGAAAATTGCCGTCAACCTGTCGTCGGTCCAGTTCAGCAATGACAATCTGGTCGAGATGGTGAAAGAAACACTGGCACGCAACAACTTGCCGGCCACTTGCCTGATGCTGGAAGTCACGGAATCAACCGCAATGCATAATGTGGAAGCCAGCCTGACTATCCTGGAACAACTGGTCAGCCTTGGTGTGGAAATTTCGATCGACGATTTCGGTACCGGTTATTCCAGCCTGCTCTACCTGAAGCGCCTGCCGGCAACCGAGTTGAAAATAGATCGCGGCTTCATACGCGACCTGGCACACGGTTCAGACGATGCGTCTATCGTTTCCGCCATCGTTGCGCTGGGCCGCTCGCTCAATTTGCGTATCGTGGCCGAAGGTGTCGAAACCGAGAAGCAGCAAGAATATCTGACCACATTGGGTTGCGACACGCTGCAAGGTTACTTCATGGGTCATCCGATGGCTTCCGAACAATTCATGGCAGCGATCAATGCACTCAAGGCAGTACAACTGAACCTGCACGTGCCGGGCGCGATCGGCGGCCCAGGTTTGCAAATCCAGCATTGATTTTTATTTGGGGCAGTAGACCAGTGCCAGCGGATCGTGCAGTGATGCGCTGTAGTGCCAGGACTGATGCCACATCATGTAAGGAGTCATCACTTGGCCTTGCCCCATCTCGACGGCAAAGGCTTCCGGTATCGTCGATATCCACGCAACAATTATCACTGCGGCAGCAATCGTAAACAAAACCAGTGTCAGCGCCGCCAGAAAAAGTCGGAAGATATGCGGGTTATTTACTTGATCCATACAGCCTCCCCTTGCACAACGGCCAGCCTGCCTAAGCGATGGATTGGAGAGGCGATTCTAAATTGAAGTTATTGACGGATTCTGTACGCTGACACACTTAAGCTGTTACTTAACTGAGACTCGTTCGTTTACAGCCATAAACAAAAAGGCCTTGCTGCGAAGCAAGGCCTTTTTTATTCTGATTCACCTCGGAAAATTACAATTGCGGGTTCAGTTTTTCTATCTTCGAATGCAATTTATTCAATGCAGAAATGTAGGCTTTGGCTGAAGCGACCACGATATCCAGGTCGGCACCGACACCATTGACGATGCGCCCGGCCTTCGACAAGCGCATCGTTACTTCGCCTTGCGATTCGGTACCGGTTGTAATTGCATTGACCGAAAACAGCAGCAATTCCGCACCACTCCCGACCTTGGCTTCAATCGCATTGACGATTGCATCAACCGGGCCATTGCCCTCGCCCTTGCAGCTTTCTTCCTTGCCATCGATCGAAAAGACGACATTCGCCGCCGGCTTGGAGCCGGTAGACGATTGTTGTGACAGCGAGACAAAGCTGTAGTATTCCTTTTCGTGCGATTGCTGCTCATCCGAAACCAGCGCCATGATGTCTTCATCGAAGATATCGGATTTGCGATCAGCCAGTTCCTTGAAACGCACAAATGCAGCATCCATCTCGGCGCCGGAATCCAGCGTGATACCCAATTCTTCCAGGCGTTGCTTGAACGCATTGCGGCCCGACAATTTGCCCAGCACAATCTTGTTGGTCGTCCAGCCCACATCTTCTGCGCGCATGATTTCATAGGTGTCACGCGCTTTCAGCACGCCATCCTGATGGATGCCCGAAGCATGCGCAAAGGCATTCGCCCCAACCACCGATTTATTCGGCTGCACTGCGAAGCCGGTGATCTGCGACACCAGCTTGGATGTAGGTACGATCTGCGTGGTATCGATACCGACTTCGAGGTTGAAGTGATCCTTGCGCGTACGCACTGCCATCACGATTTCTTCCAGCGCCGTATTACCGGCACGCTCACCGAGGCCATTGATCGTACATTCGACCTGCCGTGCGCCGCCTATCATTACACCGGCCAGCGAATTAGCCACCGCCATGCCGAGATCGTTGTGGCAGTGGACTGACCAGACTGCCTTATCAGAGTTCGGGATACGTTCGCGCAGGGTCTTGAGCATATTGCCGTACAGGCCAGGCACGCCGTAACCGACGGTATCTGCAAAGTTAATCGTGGTTGCGCCTTCCTTGATGACCGCTTCAATCACACGACACAGGAAGTCGATATCGGAACGGCTGCCGTCTTCCGGGCTGAATTCGATATCGTCAGTAAAGTTGCGTGCGTAACGCACCGCCATCTTCGCCTGCTCGAATACCTGGTCAGGCGTCATGCGCAACTTCTTCTCCATATGCAATGGTGAGGTCGCGAGGAATGTATGGATACGTTTGCGTTCCGCCGGTGCCAGCGCTTCCGCCGCGCGTGCAATATCCTTGTCGTTGGCACGTGACAAGGAGCAAACCGTTGCATCCTTGATGATGCCGGAAATCGCATGGATGGATTCAAAATCCCCCTGCGAAGCAGCAGCAAAACCGGCTTCGATAATGTCTACCTTCAAACGCTCCAGCTGGCGGGCGATGCGGATTTTTTCATCCTTGGTCATCGATGCGCCGGGTGACTGTTCACCGTCGCGCAGGGTGGTATCAAATATGATGAGTTTGTTGGATGGCTGGGCAGACATGTTTAATCCTTGGGAATTGCGCTTTAACAATCGCGCTATAAGGTGAAAGCTATACGATAAATCAATGATCGTCGTGCGGTTCGGGTTCAGTTTGTACGATACTGCTGACAGGCTTGCCTTTAGCCATGCGCCAGAAATACACGCAGTATCCGGACAAGCCATACAGGACGAACAAGCCGAACAAGACCTTAGGAGGATCGCTGGACACCACCACGAAAGCCAGCACGATCAAGAAGATCCCGATAAATGGCACCGACTTGCGGAAGTTGATGTCCTTGAAGCTGTAAAAAGGAACGTTGGTCACCATGGTCAGGCCCGCATACAGGGTAATGCCCCATGCGATCCAGCTCAGGTCCGGACCGGCAAAACCGAGGTCCTGCATCAACCAGATGAAACCGGCAACCAGCGCCGCTGCCGCCGGGCTGGGCAAACCTTGGAAGTAACGCTTGTCGACTACGGCGATATTGGTATTGAAGCGCGCCAGACGCAAGGCACCGCCGGCGCAATATACGAAGGCTGCCAGCCAGCCAAGCTTGCCCATATCCTGCAACGCCCAGACGTAGACCACCAGTGCCGGCGCCGCACCAAAGGAAACCATATCGGCCAGGCTGTCATACTGCGCGCCGAATTCACTTTGGGTATTGGTCAGGCGTGCCACGCGACCATCGATCGCATCCAGCACCATCGCCGCGAAAATCGCAATCGCCGCGTAATCGAACTTCTGGCTCATCGCCATCACGATGGCATAAAAGCCGCAAAACAGTCCGGCTGTCGTAAATGCATTCGGCAGTAGGTAAATACCACGGCGGCGCAAGGTCGGGCGCGGCGCGGCGACATCCTGCGTTTCGGCGGACAAGCTTTGGTTACCCCGGGCAAGCCGGCCCAGCGGCCGTGGCTTGGCGTAAGGAACTTTGCTATTTTTCGCTTTTCGACGATTGAAACTTGACATGCGTATCCTGTTTTCAGCTAGCGCTATGGATGGAGGATCAGGAGGCGTAGTGTATCAGACGGGCAATGCAACCGGCTGACAGCCACCATAAACATCACATAATTCTTGCCCTGCAACAGGGACAGGAATGCGCTAAAAACGACAATGGCCGCTACCAGCGGCAGCGGCCATCAACAGATTTTATGCTGCAGTGCCATATCGAGGCCCCGGCCCCGATATGGCGCGCAGTCTTAACGGAACTTGACCTTGCCTACGACACGCATATTCAGCGTGGTTTCACCAGGTTCAAAACTGGGTTCTTCAACCGGTGCCGCATCGGCTGCCATAGAAGCACGCATCATCTTCGGTGCAGCAGCCATTTCCTGCGCATAATTACCGGAACCCTCAAAATCCACGGTATCCATCACTGCATCGGCCGGATTACGCCCCATTGCACGCGCAATCGCCGCGGTACGTTCGGTCAGGTTTTTATAGGTTGCATCGATACGCTCTGCATCCAATTTCTTCGCAGTCGCGTCGGTCAAGCCGAATTGCAGGCCGTTCAGTGCCAGCACGCCCTGCGCTGCAGAGACAGTCTTAGGCAATGCACTCAGATTGGTGGTTTTGACTTCCAGATACTGGCCGACACGCCATGCAGTAGGCTGGCGCGCTTTATTGGACTGGCGCGGCTGGTCTTCCGGATAGACCGCATAGGTGTAATAGCCACGTGTACTCAGCACGGCTTGTGGATCGGCTTTACGCACGATCTCGGTACCCTGCTTCATTTTTTGATTTACGCGCGATGCTGCCGCCGCTTTGTCCTTGTCCTGCTCTTCGACCATCAGGGTCAGGCGCGCTTCGTCATTCGCGTGTTTGACTTCGCCGTAAGCAGGAACGATGACCAGGGTGCCCGTCGTTTGTACCGGCGCTGGTGACTGTGCAAATGCAGTCGCACTCGCGGCTACGCAACCAAGGGCCAGCAGGGTTTTGAATTGTGACATGTGATATCTCCCAAAAAAACGTAAAAGAAAGGCAAGCTGCGATTCGACAGCCAGCTTATTGCTTAAGTTCTTTCTGACCAGCAATCGTCACACTTTTTTACAAGATTCGGTAATTTGTTTTTAGCGATCCAAGGCACGTGAGGGCGAAAAAAAGCCACGCTAGTGCGTGGCTTTTCGTCCGAGCGCGGGATGTGCTTTCAAGCACATCCCGAATGATGCCCGGCTTAAGATCCAAGAATCTTAGTTTTTGGTTTGATCAACCAGTTTGTTTTTAGCAATCCAAGGCATCATCGCACGCAGTTTTGCACCAACTTCTTCGATTTGGTGTTCAGCTGTCAAACGACGACGGGAAATCAGGGTAGGCGCGCCAGCCTTGTTTTCCAGGATGAAGCTCTTCGCGTATTCGCCGGTTTGGATGTCTTTCAGGCATTGACGCATTGCATTTTTGGTGTCTTCGGTGACGACTTTAGGGCCGGTCACGTATTCGCCGTATTCTGCATTGTTCGAGATCGAGTAGTTCATGTTGGCGATACCGCCTTCATAGATCAGATCAACGATCAATTTCAGTTCGTGCAGGCATTCAAAGTAAGCCATTTCCGGAGCGTAACCAGCTTCGGTCAGGGTTTCGAAACCAGCTTTGATCAGTTCAACTGCGCCACCGCACAGAACAGCTTGTTCACCGAACAAATCTGTTTCCGTTTCTTCGCGGAAGTTGGTTTCGATGATGCCGGCACGGCCACCGCCGTTAGCCATTGCATACGACAAAGCGATGTCGCGTGCGACGCCGGATTTGTCCTGGTACACAGCGATCAGGTGAGGCACGCCGCCACCTTGCGAGTAAGTACCACGTACAGTGTGGCCTGGTGCTTTTGGCGCGATCATGATGACGTCCAGATCAGCGCGTGGCACGACTTGGCCGTAGTGCACGTTGAAGCCGTGTGCGAATGCCAGTACTGCGCCTTGTTTAGCGTAAGGAGCAACGTTTTCGTTGTAGACCTGAGCGATGTTTTCATCTGGCAGCAAGATCATGATGACGTCAGCAGCTTTAACCGCGTCATTGACTTCTGCAACGTTCAGACCTGCGTTCTTCACTTTATCCCAGGATGCGCCGCCTTTACGCAGACCGACTGTCACTTTGACGCCGGAATCGTTCAAGTTTTGCGCGTGCGCGTGGCCTTGCGAACCGTAACCGATGATGGCAACGTTTTTACCTTTGATCAGCGACAGATCACAATCTTTATCGTAGAAAACTTTCATGATGTTCCTAAATGGTGTTGTTGGTGTGAATGAACTACTTAAACTTTGAGAATGCGTTCGCCGCGACCGATACCGGAGCCGCCCGTACGGACAGTTTCCAGAATCGCCGTGCGATCGATCGAATCGATAAACGCGTCGAGCTTGGTTTTGTTACCGGTCAACTCGATGGTGTAAGTCTTGTCCGTGACGTCAATGATACGACCACGGAAGATATCCGCCGTACGTTTCATTTCTTCACGTTCCTTGCCGACTGCACGGATCTTGATGAGCATGAGCTCACGTTCGATAAACGCACCTTCGGTCAAGTCGACTACTTTCACCACTTCGATCAAACGGTTCAAATGCTTGGTGATTTGCTCAATCACATCGTCCGAGCCGCTGGTGACAATTGTCATCCGCGACAAGGTTGCATCTTCGGTTGGGGCCACGGTCAACGTTTCAATGTTGTAACCACGTGCAGAGAACAAGCCCACTACACGCGACAAGGCACCCGCTTCATTTTCCAGTAAAACAGAAACGATATGGCGCATCACAGATCCTCCGAACCCAACAGCATTTCAGTCAAACCCTTGCCTGTCTTGACCATAGGCCAGACGTTTTCGGTTTGATCCGTAATGAAATTCATGAATACCAGTCGGTCTTTCATGTCGAACGCTTCTTTCAGTGCGCCATCGACATCAGCCGGATTTTCGATCTTCATACCAACGTGACCGTAAGACTCAACCAGCTTGTTAAAGTCAGGCAGGGAATCCATGTAGGACTCGGAATAACGTGAACCGTATTCCAGCTGTTGCCACTGACGAACCATACCGAGGAAGCGATTGTTCAACAGGATGATTTTTGGTGTCAGGTGGTATTGCTTGCAAGTCGCCAGTTCCTGGATACACATCTGGATCGACGCTTCACCGGTAATACAAGCGACGGTCGCATCAGGATTCGCCTTTTGCACGCCCATTGCGTATGGCAAGCCAACGCCCATGGTGCCGAGGCCGCCCGAGTTGATCCAGCGACGTGGCTTGTTGAACGGATAGTATTGCGCCGCCCACATTTGATGCTGACCAACGTCCGAGGTGATGAATGCATCGCCCTTGGTGACTTCCCAGACTTTCTGGATCACCGATTGCGGTTTGATGACTTCGGTCGAATCAGTGAACTTCAGGCAATCGCGCTTGCGCCATTCGTTGATCTGTTTCCACCAGGCTGACAAAGCAACGCTGTTCGGTTTGGCATCTGCCGCATCCAGTTGAGCCAGCAATTCAACCAGCACTTCCTTGACGTTGCCGACGATAGGAATATCAACCTTGACGCGCTTCGAGATCGACGATGGGTCGATGTCGATGTGAATGATCTTGCGCGGTGTAGCGGAAAAATGTTTTGGATTGCCGATCACGCGGTCATCGAAACGCGCGCCGATAGCGATCATGACGTCCGAGTGCTGCATCGCCATGTTGGCTTCGTAGGTGCCGTGCATACCAGGCATACCGACGAATTTGTCGCTCGAGGCTTTGTATGCACCGAGACCCATCAGGGTATTGGTACATGGATAGCCGAGACGATCCACCAGTCGATTCAGTTCTTCCGACGCATTCGCCAGGATCACACCGCCACCGGTGTAAATCATCGGCCGTTCAGCTTGCAACAAGAGCTGTACTGCTTTGCGAATTTGACCGGAATGACCTTTGTCGACCGGCTTGTACGAGCGCATTTCGACTTCTTTCGGATACTCGAACACGCACTTGTGCATCGTGATGTCTTTAGGGATGTCGATCAAAACCGGACCTGGACGGCCGGTGGTCGCGATGAAGAAAGCTTTCTTCATGGTCGCTGCCAGATCCTTGACATCCTTGACGAGGAAATTGTGTTTCACGCATGGACGCGTAATACCGACGGTATCGCATTCCTGGAATGCATCCAGGCCGATCGCGTGCGAAGGCACCTGACCGGAAATGACGATCATCGGAATCGAATCCATATACGCAGTCGCCAAACCGGTAACTGCATTCGTCACACCAGGACCAG of Janthinobacterium sp. Marseille contains these proteins:
- a CDS encoding EAL domain-containing protein: MKKTLSSRFNFDSLRVRLLVLVLLAIVPPVILTVYGAWKERQQAIRMAEDNLQQLTQLAATSEARSIEGARQLLTVLSVIPELRGDSKTCSQFLGTILKKNEGYVNFGLIQLNGDVTCSALPLTGKVNLGDRPHFKRAVQDKTFAAGDYVMGRTVRKHTINLTYPIFGNNGEVQAVIFAALDLSVLDRFVSDIELPAGAVLVTADSNGTIIARRPNPEQWIGTRTPQSLFDVMIKVGFGTSALTDADGVTRLHAFAPVGTNNISNFKVSIGIPMDDIVAPANHLQMMELTTLAVIALLALIAAWFVGDVIILRRVKALVHTADQLAGGNLKARTGIKYGKEEISQLARAFDSMASSLQQHETEREQSKAILFAEKERAQVTLESIADAVITTDKLGNIEYMNPVAENLTGWSKAEAEGLPSTRVFKIINGHTREPVPNPVELVFEQQSNVELIKDTVLLSRNGNEYAVEDSAAPIRDRDGKIIGVVLVFHDVSDSRKLAIQLSHQAAHDPLTGLFNRREFERRLEVAIDTLALQSKQHALLYLDLDQFKIVNDTCGHSAGDELLRQITALLQPLVRDSDTLARLGGDEFGAFLENCTPDSAVRIAEKLRQTICDFHFVWQDKIFPIGVSIGLVNFNSDALSLPDLLSAADAACYVAKDTGRNRVHIYRAEDHQLAQNQGEIKWNERIQKAFETDGFCLYSQEIVNIRPESGSFRFAELRLYMTDDAGRLIPTTAFIPAAERYHYMPTIDRWVIRTVFAQQAAALLKSSDQRLQVMLVKISGSSLDDETFIEFVREQFIHFALPYDSICFAIAETTAITNLTRALSFIDTLKPLGCRFALDDFGSGMSSFAYLKHLDVDFLKIDGGYIQGMESDPVDCAKIEAIQHISNVMGIKTIAPNVDSEAILNKLRGIGIGYVQGSALHPKTPFYPPPGSK
- a CDS encoding DUF883 family protein codes for the protein MMESKVDDISKDLKALSRDTKDLAREAKSQAIEKTGELSKKYVEFLDSAIAAAKEIPTVAVKKTKEVATTTDDYVTHNPWRAVTISAGLGLVLGFLFSRK
- a CDS encoding PA2169 family four-helix-bundle protein — translated: MRDDVLATLNELIEACRDGEAGFKTCAEDIRDGQLKQPFLNLAHGCNDAAQELSALLVSRGGNPEQRHSLGGTLHRRWIDIKSSLMGKDDDAIMKECERGEDMALKSYRRALEKDLPLDVRAVVERQYQGVIQNYELMKNLRHRAHLSMS
- a CDS encoding bifunctional diguanylate cyclase/phosphodiesterase encodes the protein MLTAHYDSLLVLISLLVAILASYTALDMAGRINSASVRGSILWLAGGAVAMGIGIWSMHFIGMLSFNLPIPLGYDLGITVLSLVIAIVASGFALWRISQAELPLFQLLGSAILMGVAIAAMHYTGMAAMRMTPGIEYDPLLFALSILIAISASGAALWIAFRLRKNTPNVVRWRAMAAVVMGAAIIGMHYTGMAAANFPLGSICSAAVEGVSPGWLAIVVIVTTLAVLAIALLTSVLDARLDSQTGKLVRSLALANQELTKQALQDNLTKLPNRTLLEDRLDQMVHKAVREQSRFALMFIDLDGFKAINDSLGHHIGDLLLIDVAKRIRDNIRAQDTAARLGGDEFVMLIEVNEPEDAASVADKLCTTLNQPFDIAQYNLGISASIGIAVYPEDGSTRHDLLIHADAAMYHTKSTGRNGYHFFEASMNINAHNQLQVIQDLRTALERKEFRLHYQPKFNTTDGVVVGAEALLRWQHPIRGIVAPADFISLAEKTGLIVPIGEWVLDEACRQMRKWYDEGYQQWKIAVNLSSVQFSNDNLVEMVKETLARNNLPATCLMLEVTESTAMHNVEASLTILEQLVSLGVEISIDDFGTGYSSLLYLKRLPATELKIDRGFIRDLAHGSDDASIVSAIVALGRSLNLRIVAEGVETEKQQEYLTTLGCDTLQGYFMGHPMASEQFMAAINALKAVQLNLHVPGAIGGPGLQIQH
- a CDS encoding 2-isopropylmalate synthase, whose product is MSAQPSNKLIIFDTTLRDGEQSPGASMTKDEKIRIARQLERLKVDIIEAGFAAASQGDFESIHAISGIIKDATVCSLSRANDKDIARAAEALAPAERKRIHTFLATSPLHMEKKLRMTPDQVFEQAKMAVRYARNFTDDIEFSPEDGSRSDIDFLCRVIEAVIKEGATTINFADTVGYGVPGLYGNMLKTLRERIPNSDKAVWSVHCHNDLGMAVANSLAGVMIGGARQVECTINGLGERAGNTALEEIVMAVRTRKDHFNLEVGIDTTQIVPTSKLVSQITGFAVQPNKSVVGANAFAHASGIHQDGVLKARDTYEIMRAEDVGWTTNKIVLGKLSGRNAFKQRLEELGITLDSGAEMDAAFVRFKELADRKSDIFDEDIMALVSDEQQSHEKEYYSFVSLSQQSSTGSKPAANVVFSIDGKEESCKGEGNGPVDAIVNAIEAKVGSGAELLLFSVNAITTGTESQGEVTMRLSKAGRIVNGVGADLDIVVASAKAYISALNKLHSKIEKLNPQL